One Rhinoderma darwinii isolate aRhiDar2 chromosome 6, aRhiDar2.hap1, whole genome shotgun sequence DNA window includes the following coding sequences:
- the LOC142656418 gene encoding protein spinster homolog 1-like: MKDSGSGLLQAVFLCSFMLLAPVFGYLGDHWNRKYLLCIGITLWSAVILGSSFIPDEYYWLFLLMRGLVGIGAASYSTIAPSIIADLFIADQRSRMLSIFWTAIPVGCGLGYIMGAKLTSAIGGDWHWTLRVIPGLGIIAVLLLLLIMKEPSRGAAEQNGQKHTNNNSWITDVKALLKNPSFMLSMLGFTTVTFISGSLSHWALSFYKRARVLLYRGDPCQTVICQSDDSQIFGMITIITGIVGVGAGVEISKRFRKVNPRADALVCACGMLGSAPFLLLALTLARFSLVASYILIFIGALLLTLNFAIVDDILLSVVTPRRRSTAEALQIIVSHLLGDAWSPYLIGVLSDLIRKGKPESDLLMFNSLQYALMVCVFVSAIGGGFFLATALFLERDRKRADIESQG, encoded by the exons ATGAAAGACAGTGGATCTGGCTTGCTGCAAGCAG TCTTCCTCTGCAGCTTCATGTTGCTGGCTCCAGTATTTGGATATTTGGGTGATCACTGGAATAGGAAATATCTGCTATGCATTGGTATCACCCTCTGGTCAGCCGTCATCCTTGGCAGCTCATTTATTCCTGATGAG TATTACTGGCTGTTTCTGCTTATGCGAGGATTGGTTGGCATTGGCGCTGCAAGTTACTCCACCATCGCCCCCTCCATCATCGCCGACCTATTTATAGCAGACCAGCGCAGCCGCATGTTGTCCATCTTTTGGACTGCTATCCCCGTGGGCTG TGGCCTTGGATACATCATGGGCGCTAAATTGACAAGTGCTATTGGTGGTGACTGGCACTGGACTTTGCGG GTCATTCCAGGTCTGGGGATTATAGCCGTCCTACTGCTTCTCTTAATTATGAAGGAACCATCCAGAGGAGCCGCGGAACAGAATGGGCAGAAACACACAAACAACAATTCTTGGATTACAGATGTGAAAGCTTTGCTGAAAAA ccCGAGCTTTATGCTTTCCATGCTGGGATTCACAACAGTGACATTTATTTCCGGCTCCCTCTCCCACTGGGCTCTATCATTCTACAAGCGGGCCCGGGTCCTCCTATACAGAGGTGATCCATGTCAGACTGTAATATGTCAATCTGATGACAG CCAAATTTTTGGGATGATCACTATAATCACCGGAATCGTAGGAGTTGGAGCTGGTGTGGAGATAAGTAAAAGGTTCAGGAAGGTCAACCCCCGAGCAGATGCATTAGTCTGTGCTTGCGGAATGCTTGGCTCCGCCCCTTTCCTGCTCTTGGCCTTGACCTTGGCAAGATTCAGTCTTGTGGCCTCCTAT ATTCTCATCTTCATTGGGGCGTTGTTGCTGACGCTGAACTTTGCCATTGTGGACGACATCCTCCTG AGTGTGGTGACCCCCAGAAGACGCTCCACAGCGGAGGCCTTACAAATCATTGTGTCCCACCTGCTGGGTGATGCATGGAGCCCATATCTCATCGGAGTG TTATCTGACCTCATCCGCAAAGGGAAGCCGGAATCAGACCTATTGATGTTTAACAGCCTGCAATATGCCCTCATGGTCTGCGTTTTCGTATCCGCTATTGGAGGAGGGTTCTTCTTGGCAACTGCCCTCTTTCTTGAGAGAGATCGAAAGAGGGCAGACATAGAGTCCCAAG GATGA